A region of Dioscorea cayenensis subsp. rotundata cultivar TDr96_F1 chromosome 5, TDr96_F1_v2_PseudoChromosome.rev07_lg8_w22 25.fasta, whole genome shotgun sequence DNA encodes the following proteins:
- the LOC120260437 gene encoding LOW QUALITY PROTEIN: protein NUCLEAR FUSION DEFECTIVE 4-like (The sequence of the model RefSeq protein was modified relative to this genomic sequence to represent the inferred CDS: deleted 1 base in 1 codon), producing the protein MSQSIVHLFSQFPSIFDIKHQLPTVILHLPKTKGLLLSSIAPLALAIVLNSPSPSLALPPTTPFTQSQALEIGLDNGKIRPCPSVNPGCVSSNPKSSSFSFPWIIPENSDENATQKLRDAILKTQRNVEFQVDQETPDGHYLQAEVDGGFGRDVMEFLVKRDVVAYRSMATKVTYVYPFTTAFGDSKGQNERLNKIKEELGWHQGKLSAFLSNRWLVFVAATWVQSCAGIGYLFGSISPVIKYSLGYNQRQIARLGVAKDLGDCVGFLAGALCEILPLWAALLVGALQNLVGYGWVWLIVTERAPALPLWGMCILIFFGTNGETYFNTAALVSCVQNFPKSRGPIVGILKGFAGLSGAILTQIYAMMNSPDHAALIFMVAVGPSMVVISLMFIVRPVGGHRQVRSTDKSSFMFIYSVCLLLASYLMGVMLLEDLVELNQVVIILFTTVLVLLLVVPILIPLMLTFYFDATSPIQECLLPEPEKEELNKSSENAVHNEVILSEVEDEKPKDVDLLPEVERQKQIAQLQAKLFQAAAVGAVRVKRRKGPRRGEDFTLMQALIKADFWLIFVSLLLGAGSGLTVIDNLGQMSQSLGYDDTHIFVSMISIWNFLGRIAGGYFSEIVVRDHAYPRPVAMAVAQVVMAVGHLFFAMGWPGTMYIGTLLIGLGFGAHWAIVPAAASELFGLKNFGTLYNFLTVANPAGSLIFSGLIASVIYDHEAEKQSRMHYSATSLARRLLYDTQPYLDEPLTCEGAICFYLTSLIMSGLCIMAVILSMILVHRTKIVYAHLYGKAHT; encoded by the exons ATGTCTCAAAGCATAGTTCATCTCTTCTCTCAATTTCCCTCCATCTTTGACATCAAACACCAACTTCCAACTGTCATACTTCATCTTCCCAAAACTAAAGGCCTTCTACTCTCCTCCATTGCTCCTCTTGCTCTTGCCATTGTTCTTAACTCACCTTCACCTTCTCTAGCTCTTCCTCCTACTACTCCCTTCACTCAATCTCAAGCTTTGGAGATTGGACTAGACAATGG AAAAATCAGGCCTTGTCCTTCTGTAAATCCTGGATGTGTCTCTTCCAATCCGAAATCCTCGTCTTTCTCTTTTCCATGGATCATACCTGAGAATTCTGATGAAAATGCCACTCAG AAACTAAGAGATGCAATACTTAAAACTCAGAGGAATGTAGAGTTTCAGGTTGATCAAGAAACTCCAGATG GTCATTACTTGCAAGCAGAGGTTGATGGTGGATTTGGAAGAGATGTAATGGAGTTCTTGGTGAAGAGAGATGTAGTTGCATACCGATCAATGGCCACAAAAGTCACTTATGTTTACCCATTTACGACGGCATTCGGTGACTCGAAAGGCCAgaatgaaagattgaataaaATTAAGGAAGAGTTAGGCTG GCATCAAGGGAAGCTCAGTGCCTTCCTGAGCAACAGGTGGCTGGTCTTTGTCGCTGCGACGTGGGTGCAATCCTGCGCTGGAATTGGGTATCTCTTTGGGAGCATTTCCCCAGTGATCAAGTACTCATTGGGCTATAACCAGCGCCAGATTGCCCGCCTTGGTGTTGCCAAGGACTTGGGAGATTGTGTTGGTTTCTTGGCTGGGGCTCTCTGTGAGATTCTGCCACTCTGGGCGGCGTTGCTCGTCGGTGCTCTCCAGAACCTTGTTGGTTATGGCTGGGTATGGCTCATTGTCACCGAGAGAGCACCAGCATTGCCTCTCTGGGGG ATGTGCATTCTTATCTTTTTTGGGACTAATGGTGAGACGTACTTCAACACAGCTGCATTGGTTTCATGTGTACAGAATTTCCCCAAGAGTAGGGGTCCAATTGTTGGGATATTAAAAGGGTTTGCTGGATTAAGTGGTGCTATATTGACTCAGATATATGCTATGATGAACTCTCCTGATCACGCTGCTCTCATCTTCATGGTTGCTGTTGGACCTTCAATGGTGGTTATTTCTTTAATGTTCATTGTTAGACCTGTCGGAGGCCACAGACAAGTGCGATCCACCGATAAATCTAGCTTCATGTTTATTTATAGTGTCTGCTTGCTTCTTGCGTCGTACTTGATGGGAGTCATGCTTCTTGAAGATCTAGTGGAGTTGAACCAGGTTGTGATTATTTTGTTCACAACTGTGCTAGTGCTTCTTCTGGTAGTTCCAATTTTAATACCTTTGATGTTAACATTTTATTTCGATGCCACATCTCCAATTCAAGAGTGTCTCTTGCCAGAACCTGAGAAAGAAGAACTGAATAAATCTTCAGAGAATGCTGTACATAATGAAGTTATCCTTAGTGAAGTAGAAGACGAGAAGCCGAAGGATGTTGATTTGCTTCCTGAAGTAGAAAGGCAGAAGCAGATTGCACAACTGCAAGCAAAATTATTCCAAGCTGCAGCTGTCGGAGCTGTGCGTGTCAAGCGGAGGAAAGGCCCACGCAGAGGCGAGGATTTCACACTGATGCAAGCATTAATAAAGGCAGACTTCTGGCTTATTTTTGTGTCTCTATTGTTAGGAGCAGGTTCTGGCTTGACGGTCATTGACAATCTCGGCCAGATGAGTCAGTCTTTGGGTTATGATGATACACATATTTTTGTATCAATGATCAGCATTTGGAACTTTCTTGGGCGCATTGCTGGAGGCTATTTTTCTGAGATAGTCGTGAG GGACCATGCTTACCCGAGGCCTGTGGCTATGGCTGTTGCTCAGGTTGTTATGGCAGTTGGGCACCTCTTCTTCGCTATGGGTTGGCCGGGAACAATGTACATTGGCACTTTGCTCATTGGTCTCGGATTTGGAGCTCATTGGGCAATTGTTCCTGCCGCCGCCTCTGAGTTGTTTGGCTTGAAAAACTTTGGCACTCTGTATAATTTCCTCACTGTTGCTAATCCCGCCGGCTCATTAATCTTCTCAGGTCTCATTGCCAGTGTGATATATGATCATGAAGCAGAAAAA CAATCTCGCATGCATTACAGTGCAACATCTTTGGCCCGGAGATTACTCTATGACACTCAGCCTTATCTCGATGAACCGTTAACATGTGAGGGCGCTATTTGCTTTTACCTCACTTCCTTGATAATGTCAGGATTGTGCATAATGGCAGTTATCCTTAGCATGATTCTTGTTCATAGAACTAAAATCGTCTATGCACACCTATACGGCAAAGCTCATACATAA
- the LOC120261872 gene encoding F-box only protein 6-like isoform X2: MLNLEYNVLEDSLSDLVAERKPGAPKLLDSDKSPPAKKSRGEKVCENSIAASSSTEVMDEQIWKDFPEDLIEAVIARLPIATFFQFRSVCRKWNSLLTSPSFSEQCADVPRVNPWFFTNHRHVFTGAIYDPSLKKWHHPVFQFLPVRMATLPVASAGGLICLWDVNQLNFYVCNPLTLSFKGIPPCSDRGLAPAAVGMVLNGRTTSSGYKLIWLDCNGDHQVYDSLQNTWTCPGVVPPSIKHQLSLDLRSQTVSIGSTLYFMCANPDSVVSYDAVSGAWKRFVIPSPKHLTDRTLAECGGQLLLVGLLSNNAATCVYVWELQKMTLLWKEVDRMPNIWCLEFYGKHVTMTCLGNRGLLMLSLRSKRMNRLVTFDVSKRDWQRVPDCSFHHEKMRFWDSIGTAFFPCPTALP, encoded by the coding sequence ATGCTTAATCTTGAGTACAATGTACTGGAGGATAGTCTAAGTGATCTTGTGGCGGAAAGAAAACCTGGGGCTCCTAAGTTGTTGGATTCTGACAAATCTCCTCCTGCAAAGAAATCTCGCGGTGAAAAGGTTTGTGAAAACTCCATTGCTGCTTCAAGTTCAACAGAGGTCATGGATGAGCAGATCTGGAAAGACTTCCCTGAAGATCTCATTGAAGCTGTTATTGCACGACTTCCTATAGCCACGTTCTTTCAATTCCGGTCTGTGTGCCGGAAATGGAACTCTTTACTAACCTCCCCCAGCTTCTCTGAGCAATGTGCGGATGTTCCAAGAGTAAATCCTTGGTTCTTTACCAATCACAGGCATGTGTTCACTGGAGCTATTTATGATCCTTCTCTAAAGAAATGGCACCACCCTGTTTTCCAATTTCTACCTGTGAGGATGGCAACACTTCCTGTGGCTTCAGCTGGCGGTCTCATCTGTTTATGGGATGTTAATCAACTGAATTTCTACGTTTGCAATCCACTTACTCTTTCTTTCAAGGGAATACCTCCATGTTCAGACAGAGGCTTGGCACCTGCTGCTGTTGGGATGGTTTTGAATGGTCGCACTACTAGCAGTGGttacaaattgatttggttggattgCAATGGGGATCATCAGGTCTATGATTCGCTACAGAACACTTGGACCTGTCCGGGAGTTGTTCCTCCAAGCATCAAACACCAACTCTCTTTAGACTTAAGATCACAAACTGTGTCCATTGGCAGCACACTTTACTTCATGTGTGCCAACCCAGATAGCGTTGTGTCTTATGACGCAGTCAGTGGTGCTTGGAAGCGGTTTGTAATTCCATCACCAAAGCATCTAACTGACCGCACACTAGCTGAGTGTGGTGGACAGTTGCTGCTTGTTGGGCTGCTCTCCAATAATGCTGCCACTTGCGTCTATGTGTGGGAGTTGCAGAAGATGACTCTTTTGTGGAAGGAGGTTGACAGAATGCCAAACATCTGGTGCTTAGAATTTTATGGAAAGCACGTTACGATGACATGCCTGGGCAACCGAGGTTTGCTCATGCTATCCCTGAGGTCAAAGCGGATGAACCGTCTAGTTACCTTTGATGTGTCCAAGAGGGATTGGCAGAGGGTACCGGACTGCTCATTTCATCATGAGAAGATGAGGTTTTGGGATTCAATCGGCACAGCATTTTTTCCATGCCCCACTGCTCTGCCCTGA
- the LOC120259864 gene encoding adenylate kinase isoenzyme 6 homolog has product MAGVGRTKPNILVTGTPGTGKTTTSSLVADATGLRHIDVSSLVRSKNLHDGWDEEFDCHIINEDLVCDELEDMMEVGGNIVDYHGCDFFPERWFDSVVVLQTDNSILHDRLTSRGYMGSKLTNNIECEIFQVLLEEAKSSYAEEIVVALRSDSVEDISRNVTTLTDWVNNWRPVSRSS; this is encoded by the exons ATGGCGGGCGTCGGGAGGACGAAGCCGAATATACTAGTGACGGGGACCCCAGGGACGGGAAAGACGACGACGAGCTCCCTAGTCGCCGACGCTACGGGGCTCCGTCATATCGATGTCAGCAGCCTAGTCCGCTCCAAAAATCTCCATGATGGCTGGGACGAGGAGTTCGATTGTCACATCATCAACGAGGACTTG GTTTGTGATGAACTAGAAGACATGATGGAAGTTGGTGGAAACATTGTAGATTACCATGGGTGTGATTTCTTCCCTGAGCGTTGGTTTGACTCTGTAGTTGTTCTTCAAACTGACAATTCTATACTCCATGATCGCCTTACCAGCAG AGGTTACATGGGATCAAAGCTTACAAATAACATCGAGTGTGAAATCTTTCAAGTACTTCTAGAAGAAGCAAAATCAAGTTATGCCGAAGAAATTGTAGTGGCACTCAGAAGTGATTCCGTCGAAGATATCAGCAGGAATGTCACAACTTTAACAGATTGGGTGAACAACTGGAGACCAGTGAGCAGGTCCTCCTGA
- the LOC120260455 gene encoding zinc finger protein 511: MEMNEVGENLWLGFPFWRAARRRFGLGDSFFASGNIERELLAKQVALDLTEDERYQIHQMEDACNNNVFCPIVGCATKLKCLEDFEDHYYARHTASCSVCSRVYPTSLLLSIHISEAHDSFFQAKVARGFPMYECLVEGCGMKLKSYKSRQQHLVDKHKFPASFEFFKKAHPSKRHRLKHQHKQAGQRREEMKERVMDVEQQALMQTHQDGEIKDTEMVDEEKMNDLVSAVSKLSTSDSSPTSIRFGHRHSRGITFLPRSVQQNTNRPSQSTKKR; encoded by the exons ATGGAAATGAACGAAGTTGGTGAGAATTTATGGTTAGGGTTTCCCTTCTGGCGGGCGGCTCGCCGGAGATTCGGGCTTGGTGATTCTTTTTTCGCGTCTGGGAACATTGAGCGTGAGCTTCTTGCCAAACAG GTTGCATTAGATCTAACTGAAGATGAAAGATATCAGATCCACCAAATGGAAGATGCATGTAACAACAA TGTTTTCTGTCCTATTGTGGGTTGTGCCACCAAGTTGAAATGCTTGGAGGACTTCGAGGATCACTACTACGCACGTCATACTGCCTCTTGTTCTGTGTGCTCAAGAGTTTACCCGACATCTCTTTTACTTAGTATTCACATCTCTGAAGCTCATGATTCCTTCTTTCAAGCGAAAGTCGCACGTGGTTTTCCAATG TATGAATGTTTGGTAGAAGGCTGTGGAATGAAATTGAAGAGCTATAAAAGTCGGCAACAACATCTAGTGGACAAGCACAAATTCCCGGcttcatttgaatttttcaagAAGGCACACCCATCCAAGCGACATCGGCTGAAACATCAGCATAAGCAAGCTGGCCAAAGGAGGGAGGAAATGAAGGAGAGAGTCATGGATGTTGAACAACAGGCTCTCATGCAGACGCATCAAGATGGAGAAATAAAAGATACTGAAATGGTTGATGAAGAGAAGATGAATGATCTTGTTTCAGCTGTCTCCAAGTTAAGCACATCGGATTCAAGCCCAACATCCATTAGATTCGGTCATCGTCATTCCCGTGGTATCACTTTCCTCCCCCGGTCAGTTCAACAGAACACAAACCGGCCATCTCAATCAACTAAGAAGAGGTAG
- the LOC120259863 gene encoding uncharacterized protein LOC120259863 has translation MECNRDEALRAKEIAERKFNARDFSGAKKFALKAQNLFPALEGINQMISTMDVYIAGELKVNGERDWYAILSVQAMADEETVKKQYRKLALQLHPDKNKSLGAEGAFQLISEAWSVLSDRSRKLIYDQKRTVKGCQQKASQAHRDHHSAPNANGFYNFTSKTKSHARAHKKSNSSSRSAAVPPRPPNADTFWTSCHRCKMQYEYLRIYLNHNLLCPNCKEPFLAIETGFPSNGNNCNASWSASQHHNVNHNSSAKDTYDAGRNQNTVPGSTVYQHGTNYDVYANQNYNWGPFSRTAGAASANASSAAAAQAANVVHQTYEKVRRDREESQAAAKREESLRRRNHASKRNYSTSTSGNFSVGAGGSGHDRDRPGKRRRSITDDSGINYVGTESEQMVQGTVKSGSTLQGFKVPYNLSRETAQLDIRSMLMEKAKAGIKKKLEEWNTAAAAKSAEKEKAKHKQKPKENDNGKLSAAAFVDGNSTEKDIHDVADKQDPTKKDSSNDPSSDSEKEKTGTVSIDVPDPDFHDFDKDRSEKAFFGDQVWATYDGEDGMPRFYALVQKVISSKPFKIRMSFLTSKTNSEFGSLNWVGSGFAKTCGDFRVGRYEVNDTVNIFSHKVQWEKGPRGVIKIIPRKGEIWAVYKNWSPDWNEHTTDDVIYKYEMVEVLDDYNEEQGVSVTPLVKVAGFKTVFHRHMDPKQTRMIPKEEMFRFSHQVPSYILTGEEAPNAPKGCRELDPAATPVELLQVITEVKEDEPMETDEQQPVS, from the coding sequence ATGGAATGCAATAGGGATGAGGCCCTTAGGGCTAAAGAAATTGCTGAAAGGAAGTTCAATGCTAGAGATTTTTCGGGTGCAAAGAAGTTTGCTCTGAAGGCCCAGAATCTCTTTCCTGCTCTTGAAGGCATCAACCAGATGATCTCGACTATGGATGTTTACATTGCTGGGGAATTGAAAGTCAATGGTGAGAGAGATTGGTATGCCATTCTCTCTGTCCAAGCAATGGCGGACGAGGAAACCGTGAAGAAACAGTACAGGAAGCTAGCTCTCCAACTTCACCCTGATAAGAACAAGTCTTTAGGTGCGGAAGGTGCATTCCAGCTTATCTCCGAGGCTTGGAGTGTCCTGTCTGATAGGAGCAGGAAATTAATTTATGATCAGAAGAGGACTGTGAAAGGATGCCAGCAGAAAGCTTCCCAAGCTCACAGAGATCATCACTCTGCTCCTAATGCCAATGGGTTTTATAATTTCACCAGCAAAACTAAATCCCATGCAAGAGCTCACAAGAAGAGTAACAGTAGCTCTAGATCTGCTGCAGTGCCACCTCGTCCTCCGAATGCTGACACATTTTGGACTTCGTGCCACCGTTGCAAAATGCAGTATGAGTACCTGAGAATATATCTCAATCACAATCTTCTCTGTCCAAATTGCAAGGAACCCTTTCTGGCTATAGAGACAGGGTTTCCAAGCAATGGGAATAATTGCAATGCTTCTTGGTCAGCTTCTCAGCATCACAATGTGAACCATAATTCCTCTGCCAAGGACACTTATGATGCAGGTAGAAATCAGAACACTGTCCCAGGAAGCACTGTTTACCAGCATGGAACTAATTATGATGTGTATGCCAATCAAAACTACAATTGGGGCCCTTTCTCCAGGACTGCTGGGGCTGCAAGTGCAAATGCTTCATCAGCTGCTGCTGCTCAGGCAGCAAATGTGGTTCATCAGACATATGAGAAAGTGAGAAGAGATCGGGAAGAGTCACAGGCAGCGGCCAAACGAGAGGAGTCTCTCAGGAGAAGAAATCATGCTTCAAAGAGGAACTATAGTACTAGCACTTCTGGTAATTTTAGCGTGGGTGCTGGTGGCAGCGGGCATGATCGGGATAGGCCTGGAAAGAGGCGAAGAAGTATAACGGATGATTCTGGGATTAATTATGTGGGGACCGAGTCAGAACAAATGGTCCAAGGCACAGTAAAATCTGGCAGCACTCTCCAGGGATTTAAGGTGCCATATAACTTGAGTAGAGAAACTGCACAACTGGACATTCGAAGTATGCTTATGGAGAAAGCTAAAGCTGGCATTAAAAAGAAGTTGGAAGAATGGAACACTGCTGCGGCGGCCAAGTCAGCAGAAAAGGAGAAAGCAAAACATAAAcagaaaccaaaagaaaatgataatggCAAATTATCTGCTGCGGCTTTTGTGGATGGGAATTCTACTGAGAAAGACATTCATGACGTTGCTGATAAGCAAGATCCCACTAAGAAGGATTCCTCCAATGATCCAAGTTCTGATTCAGAGAAGGAAAAAACTGGAACTGTGTCAATTGATGTTCCTGATCCAGATTTTCATGATTTTGACAAAGATCGTTCAGAGAAAGCTTTTTTTGGTGATCAGGTATGGGCTACATATGATGGTGAAGATGGGATGCCTCGTTTTTATGCCCTGGTTCAAAAGGTCATCTCTTCGAAGCCATTTAAGATTCGCATGAGTTTTCTTACGTCAAAGACCAACAGTGAATTTGGGTCATTGAACTGGGTTGGCTCTGGATTTGCCAAGACATGTGGGGATTTCAGAGTTGGTAGATATGAAGTCAATGATACAGTCAACATCTTTTCTCACAAGGTCCAGTGGGAGAAAGGCCCACGTGGAGTTATAAAAATTATTCCGAGGAAAGGTGAAATCTGGGCTGTTTATAAAAACTGGTCGCCAGATTGGAATGAGCACACAACTGATGATGTGATATACAAATATGAGATGGTGGAAGTGCTGGATGATTACAATGAGGAGCAGGGTGTGTCTGTCACGCCCTTAGTGAAGGTTGCTGGTTTCAAAACAGTGTTCCATCGGCACATGGACCCAAAACAAACCAGGATGATCCCAAAAGAAGAAATGTTCCGTTTTTCACATCAGGTTCCTTCCTATATTCTCACTGGTGAAGAAGCTCCTAATGCTCCAAAGGGTTGCCGTGAGCTAGACCCAGCAGCTACTCCAGTGGAGCTTCTACAGGTAATAACAGAAGTTAAGGAAGATGAGCCAATGGAGACTGATGAACAACAGCCAGTTAGCTGA
- the LOC120260453 gene encoding acetolactate synthase 2, chloroplastic, giving the protein MASTVAAALTDVTTVPRFPKYPFCFTKTHSVLPRIPLKPVPRTPLSIVSALPQHQTPIPTSPAIPHRFSPDEPRKGADILVEALELAGVTDVFAYPGGASMEIHQALTRSPIIRNHLLRHEQGESFAAEGYARSTGRPGVCIATSGPGATNLVSALADGLLDSVPVVAVTGQVPRRMIGTDAFQETPIVEVTRSITKHNYLVLDVDDIPRIIKEAFFLATSGRPGPVLVDIPKDIQQQMTVPDWSTPIRLPGYVSRLPKAPERPHLEQIFRLVSESRRPVLYVGGGCIDASAELRRFVELTGIPVASTLMGLGVYPTDHELSLKMLGMHGTVYANYAVDRSDLLLAFGVRFDDRVTGKLEAFAKRAKIVHIDIDPAEIGKNKLPHVSICADIKVVLEGLNTVLQDNDSKFDFSEWREELNEKKKEFPLTYKNFGDAIPPQYAIEVLSELTNGEAIISTGVGQHQMWAAQYYTYKRPRQWLTSAGLGAMGFGLPAAAGAAVGNPGVTVVDIDGDGSFLMNIQELAMIRIENLPVKVMVLNNQHLGMVVQWEDRFYKANRAHTYLGNPANETEIYPDFVQIAKGFKIPSARITKKEDVREAIKMMLETPGPFLLDVIVPHQEHVLPMIPSGGAFKDVIVDGDGRSSY; this is encoded by the coding sequence ATGGCTTCCACCGTCGCCGCCGCCTTGACCGACGTCACCACAGTTCCTCGTTTCCCGAAATACCCCTTCTGCTTTACCAAAACACACTCCGTCCTTCCCAGAATACCCCTGAAACCCGTTCCCAGAACGCCCCTCTCCATCGTCTCTGCCCTTCCTCAACACCAAACCCCCATCCCCACCTCCCCCGCTATTCCCCACCGCTTCTCCCCCGACGAGCCCCGCAAGGGTGCCGATATTCTCGTCGAAGCCCTCGAGCTCGCTGGTGTCACCGATGTCTTCGCCTACCCCGGCGGTGCCTCCATGGAGATCCACCAAGCCCTCACCCGCTCCCCGATAATTCGAAACCATCTTCTACGGCATGAGCAAGGTGAATCCTTCGCCGCCGAGGGCTATGCCAGGTCCACCGGCCGCCCCGGCGTCTGCATCGCCACATCCGGTCCTGGCGCGACCAACCTCGTCTCCGCCCTGGCTGACGGCCTTCTCGATTCCGTCCCCGTCGTCGCTGTCACTGGTCAGGTTCCCCGCCGCATGATCGGCACTGACGCCTTCCAAGAAACACCCATCGTTGAGGTCACCCGCTCCATCACCAAGCACAACTACCTTGTCCTCGACGTCGATGACATTCCGCGGATCATCAAGGAAGCCTTCTTCCTCGCCACCTCCGGTCGTCCAGGCCCCGTACTTGTCGACATTCCTAAGGACATCCAGCAGCAGATGACCGTACCTGACTGGTCCACCCCAATACGCCTCCCTGGATACGTCTCTCGCCTTCCAAAAGCCCCAGAAAGGCCTCATCTTGAACAGATCTTCCGGCTGGTTTCCGAGTCTCGCCGCCCGGTTCTCTACGTTGGCGGCGGCTGCATCGATGCCAGTGCCGAGCTTCGCCGCTTTGTTGAGCTTACTGGCATCCCCGTCGCCAGCACTCTCATGGGCCTCGGTGTTTACCCGACGGATCACGAGCTTTCTCTGAAGATGCTCGGGATGCATGGGACCGTGTATGCCAACTATGCTGTTGATCGCTCTGATTTGCTGCTCGCTTTTGGTGTCCGTTTTGATGACAGAGTCACTGGAAAGCTCGAAGCTTTTGCGAAAAGGGCAAAGATTGTGCACATTGATATCGATCCTGCAGAGATTGGGAAGAACAAGCTGCCGCATGTCTCCATATGCGCTGATATCAAGGTGGTACTGGAAGGGTTGAATACTGTGTTGCAGGACAATGATTCAAAGTTTGATTTTTCAGAATGGAGGGAGGAgttgaatgaaaagaagaaggagttcCCATTGACTTACAAGAATTTTGGGGATGCAATACCGCCTCAGTATGCTATTGAGGTGTTGAGTGAGCTGACGAATGGTGAGGCGATTATATCGACAGGGGTCGGCCAGCATCAGATGTGGGCAGCACAGTATTATACCTATAAGAGGCCGAGGCAGTGGTTGACCTCTGCGGGATTGGGAGCTATGGGCTTTGGACTGCCTGCTGCTGCTGGTGCGGCGGTTGGGAATCCTGGAGTCACTGTTGTTGACATTGATGGTGATGGGAGCTTTTTGATGAATATTCAGGAGCTTGCAATGATTCGGATAGAGAATTTACCTGTTAAGGTCATGGTGTTGAACAATCAGCATTTGGGGATGGTGGTGCAATGGGAGGATAGGTTCTATAAGGCGAATCGAGCTCACACTTATTTGGGGAATCCTGCAAATGAGACGGAAATATATCCTGATTTTGTGCAAATTGCCAAAGGGTTCAAGATTCCTTCTGCTCGTATAACAAAGAAGGAAGATGTTAGGGAGGCGATTAAGATGATGTTGGAAACACCGGGTCCGTTCTTGTTGGATGTGATTGTGCCTCATCAAGAACATGTTTTGCCTATGATCCCGAGTGGCGGGGCTTTCAAAGATGTCATTGTTGATGGAGATGGGAGATCATCATACTGA
- the LOC120261872 gene encoding F-box only protein 6-like isoform X1, translated as MEAGEAMLRQLIGQIQELCGSPSLDRNQRCYMLNLEYNVLEDSLSDLVAERKPGAPKLLDSDKSPPAKKSRGEKVCENSIAASSSTEVMDEQIWKDFPEDLIEAVIARLPIATFFQFRSVCRKWNSLLTSPSFSEQCADVPRVNPWFFTNHRHVFTGAIYDPSLKKWHHPVFQFLPVRMATLPVASAGGLICLWDVNQLNFYVCNPLTLSFKGIPPCSDRGLAPAAVGMVLNGRTTSSGYKLIWLDCNGDHQVYDSLQNTWTCPGVVPPSIKHQLSLDLRSQTVSIGSTLYFMCANPDSVVSYDAVSGAWKRFVIPSPKHLTDRTLAECGGQLLLVGLLSNNAATCVYVWELQKMTLLWKEVDRMPNIWCLEFYGKHVTMTCLGNRGLLMLSLRSKRMNRLVTFDVSKRDWQRVPDCSFHHEKMRFWDSIGTAFFPCPTALP; from the exons ATGGAAGCCGGAGAGGCGATGCTGAGGCAGCTCATCGGACAGATCCAGGAACTATGCGGCTCCCCTTCGCTCGATCGCAACCAGAG ATGCTATATGCTTAATCTTGAGTACAATGTACTGGAGGATAGTCTAAGTGATCTTGTGGCGGAAAGAAAACCTGGGGCTCCTAAGTTGTTGGATTCTGACAAATCTCCTCCTGCAAAGAAATCTCGCGGTGAAAAGGTTTGTGAAAACTCCATTGCTGCTTCAAGTTCAACAGAGGTCATGGATGAGCAGATCTGGAAAGACTTCCCTGAAGATCTCATTGAAGCTGTTATTGCACGACTTCCTATAGCCACGTTCTTTCAATTCCGGTCTGTGTGCCGGAAATGGAACTCTTTACTAACCTCCCCCAGCTTCTCTGAGCAATGTGCGGATGTTCCAAGAGTAAATCCTTGGTTCTTTACCAATCACAGGCATGTGTTCACTGGAGCTATTTATGATCCTTCTCTAAAGAAATGGCACCACCCTGTTTTCCAATTTCTACCTGTGAGGATGGCAACACTTCCTGTGGCTTCAGCTGGCGGTCTCATCTGTTTATGGGATGTTAATCAACTGAATTTCTACGTTTGCAATCCACTTACTCTTTCTTTCAAGGGAATACCTCCATGTTCAGACAGAGGCTTGGCACCTGCTGCTGTTGGGATGGTTTTGAATGGTCGCACTACTAGCAGTGGttacaaattgatttggttggattgCAATGGGGATCATCAGGTCTATGATTCGCTACAGAACACTTGGACCTGTCCGGGAGTTGTTCCTCCAAGCATCAAACACCAACTCTCTTTAGACTTAAGATCACAAACTGTGTCCATTGGCAGCACACTTTACTTCATGTGTGCCAACCCAGATAGCGTTGTGTCTTATGACGCAGTCAGTGGTGCTTGGAAGCGGTTTGTAATTCCATCACCAAAGCATCTAACTGACCGCACACTAGCTGAGTGTGGTGGACAGTTGCTGCTTGTTGGGCTGCTCTCCAATAATGCTGCCACTTGCGTCTATGTGTGGGAGTTGCAGAAGATGACTCTTTTGTGGAAGGAGGTTGACAGAATGCCAAACATCTGGTGCTTAGAATTTTATGGAAAGCACGTTACGATGACATGCCTGGGCAACCGAGGTTTGCTCATGCTATCCCTGAGGTCAAAGCGGATGAACCGTCTAGTTACCTTTGATGTGTCCAAGAGGGATTGGCAGAGGGTACCGGACTGCTCATTTCATCATGAGAAGATGAGGTTTTGGGATTCAATCGGCACAGCATTTTTTCCATGCCCCACTGCTCTGCCCTGA